A single Drechmeria coniospora strain ARSEF 6962 chromosome 03, whole genome shotgun sequence DNA region contains:
- a CDS encoding chromosome segregation protein, whose amino-acid sequence MYPVPTPVLQAAVSTEYSVQCLITGSGAEHLPLPELGSKQNTTLTHASLSSTSLILTTNPSPSLVAIKMPSPAEVTMPAMRRTRKSIGAYTDTRKAMDKENATVDLGSTLAANRKKSRSKSMGPGGLDALKHGNGNRRASLAAPIKLPRSILKPALTSPLEFLPLKKAPQGTERAGNNREATTATTSSRPGEDSNGSKIAIRTEEEQQAAAREREERERRDARRKSLANRRVSFAAEATLHTFHEVEEMQDSTTSTDSTRRASSLARSSLGGSVAGTSEETFGSQGDSIPQSPDDQKNLHERKRRRSSGLPPIQFGGADDDTIASTIYSSDSEPADAVEDIEEDEEEEASSSDSDDGTMMTIEAEEMTGVSVASERSVATGEDSTLDEALRMAAHRAGTQRSGSQADDELDDGEEAIPSFGWIKKPGQSTNASAASGTSTQQPHHIYEEEGDGETEMEMDVDVDVDMEMTHAVGRILRPSRNMKQDQDGEMSMDVTQAYGGILDTPTGPRHADTSGEQEETTADDATMEFTTIFGGIHRPRSPVQDDIADNEDMSMELTTVMGGVLGRTKGKNEPASRRRSLRRLSKMSRDDDAMDLTVGVGCIMNNDSSSSRDALEDDATMGMDMTAAVGGIIMDNQTTPHTPTRRSMDEAVEGENGSIGTPAEAASLVSPSRSSPRRLPAIQQAGASPERDELFAFRGHGLRRSIVDSSQGVPKSDLLSRTPSPAKLSTPKRTPVSANKAVAALDMKTQRSRTPSPVKPSTPKQVPASADKAVTASQTASLRSRTPSPVKLSTPKRAPESANKAATASLMDSPRSRTPSPVKLSTPKKTPAFSNQHDATAAQMTSPRSGSRKKPQADMAVTTPSSAKRASRQRNSLFEHNAVTGTRTPTIILSPQRRELSGLGADRSGLGSPQVAALFDRRGSLGESSSSFVLGRRTVAFEDPNEPAEEDCGERQEGDSKESRGKIMERETDGCQEDKDATFNLREMINSLSPKRKPLKGRKSLHVGSAMGLLGKRPAELDDEEAEDDETGKRLKGRQESPVKRIKLQQPPSKAETTGRLTRSARKSLEHGDSRMASSPSSPLSGHVNALRVKDGDAMDEVGFHNSRGNDGASLEEGEEKIHLQDFLDMTSIRFMELTTTKRRHTIAPGSLQDGTAAEGDDGWCLERCVVAGACTVPMLELYQHSCRELKKYISEGRRMVKEIENDTFEENPPLFREYISASPDVKALMDNQFKNVKSHARLLSKAMWYEWRMKLQDGLKEGLINIAEGMTKDNQVLQQQEDLLAGVLPDVVARHQALEEECGNLEEAAQELADCDPAELEAARKELSRVESDIAEKKKLISELRQALEKSTSDVEALRERKQECVQDIEKSERTREECRGWTIGEVNALKGMPAIPLIPALIGVHFADRSTLDGVDTIERQHGWAVTGLTGTTLSMTYRRETEVVFDVASFQPHQPSCQIDLWYIADEREHKSQAPRRAEREVLLQCIRDHIRALPQGQTKIRHLLDEVRDGWDKARLVSSRINRVHVTFPTTVIKTSDSSVAMTSSLLLPPIETRVEVTLHLHGRSTADRMDVGISAEAKVVYGEHFNLAKIVEFLMARIGPSVTTEGEDWSKVMVELQQRLIARGKK is encoded by the exons atgtaccccgtacccACACCTGTGCTTCAAGctgcagtaagtacggagtactccgtacagtgcttaaTTACTGGCTCGGGGGCGGAGCATCTACCCTTGCCCGAATTGGGAAGTAAACAAAACACGACTCTCACCCATGCCTCGCTTTCGTCGACTTCATTGATTCTCACGACAaacccctccccctccctcgtGGCCATCAAGATGCCTTCGCCAGCCGAGGTTACGATGCCCGCTATGCGGCGGACTCGGAAATCTATAGGTGCCTACACCGATACGCGAAAGGCCATGGATAAGGAGAACGCAACGGTCGACCTCGGCAGCACGTTGGCCGCCAATCGTAAGAAATCGAGGAGCAAGAGCATGGGACCCGGAGGGCTTGATGCCTTGAAACATGGAAATGGAAACAGGCGAGCG TCTCTCGCAGCTCCCATCAAGCTTCCACGATCGATCCTCAAGCCAGCCCTAACTTCACCTTTGGAGTTCTTGCCGCTGAAGAAAGCTCCGCAAGGCACAGAACGGGCAGGAAACAACCGCGAGGCAACAACCGCAACCACCTCGAGCAGGCCCGGGGAAGATTCCAATGGCTCCAAGATTGCCATTCGTACAGAGGAGGAACAGCAAGCCGCCGCTCGCGAGAGAGAGGAGCGCGAGAGGCGAGATGCGCGTCGCAAATCACTGGCCAACCGGAGAGTTTCCTTTGCGGCCGAGGCAACGCTTCACACATTTCATGAAGTCGAAGAAATGCAGGACTCGACAACGTCGACAGACTCGACCAGGAGAGCTTCCTCGTTGGCACGATCCTCCCTCGGCGGTTCTGTTGCTGGTACGAGTGAAGAGACGTTCGGATCCCAGGGAGACAGCATACCTCAATCGCCAGACGACCAGAAGAATCTCCACGAACGCAAACGAAGACGGAGCTCCGGCTTGCCCCCAATTCAAtttggcggcgccgacgacgacacaaTCGCATCAACCATATATAGCTCCGACTCGGAGCCCGCGGATGCCGTGGAGGATATTGAAGAAgatgaggaggaagaagcgTCCAGCAGCGACTCCGATGACGGAACAATGATGACAATCGAAGCGGAGGAGATGACCGGCGTCTCAGTCGCATCGGAACGGTCGGTGGCGACGGGTGAGGACTCCACACTTGATGAGGCACTGAGAATGGCCGCTCATCGAGCCGGCACCCAACGTTCGGGGAGCCAGgcagacgacgagctcgatgACGGAGAGGAGGCTATACCTTCCTTTGGATGGATTAAGAAGCCCGGCCAATCGACGAACGCCTCGGCAGCCAGTGGAACCTCAACTCAACAACCTCACCATATTtacgaggaagagggcgatGGTGAAACGGAAATGGAGatggacgtggacgtggaTGTGGACATGGAAATGACGCATGCGGTTGGGCGAATCCTTAGGCCATCACGGAACATGAAGCAGGATCAAGATGGAGAAATGTCCATGGACGTAACGCAAGCTTATGGTGGCATACTCGACACCCCCACAGGGCCGCGCCATGCAGATACATCGGGCGAACAGGAGGAAACaaccgccgacgatgcgacgATGGAGTTTACTACCATTTTCGGTGGCATCCATCGCCCGCGAAGCCCAGTTCAAGACGACATCGCCGACAACGAGGACATGTCGATGGAGCTGACCACTGTCATGGGCGGCGTGCTCGGTAGAACGAAGGGGAAGAACGAACCggccagccgacgacgctccCTTCGCCGCCTGTCCAAGATGAGCAGAGATGATGATGCTATGGATCTGACGGTTGGTGTTGGCTGTATCATGAACAACGACAGCTCTTCAAGCCGCGATGCCCTCGAAGACGATGCGACGATGGGCATGGACATGACCGCTGCCGTTGGGGGAATCATCATGGACAATCAGACAACTCCCCACACCCCGACCAGGCGATCAATGGACGAAGCGGTGGAGGGAGAAAATGGTTCAATAGGCACACCTGCAGAGGCGGCGTCACTGGTATCACCCTCGAGGAGCTCTCCGAGGAGGCTACCGGCCATCCAGCAGGCTGGGGCATCGCCGGAACGCGACGAATTATTCGCTTTTCGGGGCCACGGACTACGTCGCAGTATTGTCGATTCATCGCAAGGCGTACCAAAGTCTGACCTGTTATCGCGGACCCCGTCGCCTGCAAAATTGTCGACGCCCAAGAGGACGCCAGTTTCTGCGAACAAGGCTGTGGCTGCATTAGATATGAAAACCCAAAGGTCACGGACTCCGTCACCAGTcaagccgtcgacgcctaAGCAGGTACCAGCATCTGCAGACAAGGCTGTAACGGCATCGCAGACGGCGAGTCTACGATCACGGACTCCATCACCTGTCAAGCTGTCGACGCCTAAGCGGGCACCAGAGTCTGCGAACAaggcggcaacggcatcgcTGATGGATAGCCCACGATCGCGGACTCCGTCCCCCGTCAAGTTGTCGACGCCCAAGAAAACGCCGGCATTCAGCAACCAGCATGATGCGACGGCCGCGCAGATGACGAGTCCACGATCAGGTTCACGGAAGAAACCGCAGGCCGATATGGCGGTGacaacgccgtcgtcggcaaaaCGGGCCAGCCGACAGAGAAACTCCCTGTTCGAGCACAATGCTGTCACTGGCAccaggacgccgacgattATCCTGAGCCCACAAAGGCGGGAGCTCTCAGGCCTCGGGGCGGACCGTTCAGGCCTTGGATCTCCACAAGTGGCCGCTTTGTTTGACCGCCGGGGTTCCCTCGGCGAATCCTCAAGTAGCTTTGTGCTAGGGAGGCGAACGGTGGCCTTTGAAGATCCAAACGAACCGGCGGAAGAGGATTGTGGAGAAAGGCAAGAGGGGGATAGCAAAGAAAGCCGAGGCAAGATCATGGAACGAGAGACGGACGGATGCCAAGAGGACAAAGATGCGACGTTCAACTTGCGGGAAATGATCAACAGTCTCAGCCCTAAGCGGAAGCCTCTAAAGGGCAGAAAGAGCCTTCACGTGGGAAGCGCCATGGGTCTCTTGGGCAAGCGTCCGGCCGAGTTGGATGACGAAGAAGCggaggatgacgagacgGGCAAGCGGCTCAAGGGGCGCCAGGAGAGTCCGGTGAAACGGATCAAACTACAGCAACCGCCATCGAAAGCCGAGACGACAGGACGGCTCACGAGGTCGGCTCGGAAGAGCCTCGAGCATGGCGACAGCAGAAtggcctcgtcaccgtcgtcgccgctcaGTGGGCATGTCAACGCACTTCGGGTGAAGGATGGCGATGCcatggacgaggtcggcttCCACAACTCGCGAGGCAACGACGGTGCAAGTCTCGAGGAAGGAGAGGAAAAGATTCATCTGCAAGACTTTTTGGACATGACATCGATACGGTTCATGGAATTGACAACGACCAAACGCCGTCACACCATCGCACCCGGAAGCCTACAGGAtggcacggcggccgagggcgatgacggctGGTGCCTGGAGCGCTGCGTTGTTGCGGGCGCCTGCACGGTACCGATGCTCGAGCTGTACCAGCATTCGTGCCGCGAGCTGAAGAAATACATATCGGAAGGGCGGCGTATGGTCAAGGAGATTGAAAACGACACGTTCGAGGAGAACCCCCCCTTGTTCCGAGAGTACATCTCGGCCAGCCCGGATGTCAAGGCGCTCATGGACAATCAGTTCAAGAATGTCAAGTCTCACGCGAGGCTGTTGAGCAAGGCCATGTGGTACGAGTGGAGGATGAAGCTGCAGGACGGTCTCAAGGAAGGCCTAATCAACATTGCCGAAGGGATGACGAAGGATAATCAggtgctgcagcagcaggaagACTTGCTGGCAGGCGTGCTCCCGGACGTCGTTGCGCGCCATCAAGCCCTGGAAGAGGAATGCGGCAACCTCGAGGAGGCAGCCCAGGAACTGGCCGATTGCGATCCCGCGGAGCTCGAGGCTGCTCGGAAGGAACTGAGCAGGGTCGAAAGCGATATcgcggagaagaagaagctcaTCAGCGAGCTCCGACAGGCATTGGAGAAATCAACGTCCGACGTGGAAGCGCTGCGTGAGCGGAAGCAAGAATGCGTCCAAGACATTGAAAAGTCGGAACGGACACGAGAGGAGTGCCGTGGCTGGACAATCGGCGAAGTCAACGCGCTGAAAGGTATGCCGGCCATCCCCCTGATTCCTGCTTTGATCGGGGTGCATTTCGCTGACAGGAGCACGTTAGATGGCGTCGACACGATCGAAAGGCAACACGGCTGGGCCGTCACGGGACTGACCGGAACGACACTTTCGATGACGTACCGGCGAGAGACAGAAGTCGTGTTCGACGTTGCCTCGTTCCAGCCTCACCAGCCAAGCTGCCAGATCGACCTTTGGTACATTGCGGATGAGCGAGAGCACAAAAGTcaggcgccgaggagggcggagAGGGAAGTGCTCCTTCAGTGCATACGCGATCACATCCGAGCATTGCCTCAAGGCCAGACCAAGATCCGCCACCTGCTGGACGAAGTTCGTGACGGCTGGGACAAGGCGCGTCTGGTGTCATCGCGTATCAATCGCGTACATGTCACCTTCCCGACGACGGTCATCAAGACATCTGACTCGAGCGTGGCCATGACGAGCTCGCTGCTGTTGCCGCCCATCGAGACGAGGGTGGAGGTCACTTTGCATCTGCACGGCCGCAGCACCGCCGACAGGATGGACGTGGGaatctcggccgaggcgaaggTGGTGTATGGTGAGCATTTCAACCTCGCCAAGATTGTCGAATTCCTGATGGCGAGGATTGGCCCATCCGTGacgaccgagggcgaggattGGAGCAAggtgatggtggaattgCAGCAGAGGTTGATTGCGAGAGGAAAGAAGTAG